Within the Nyctibius grandis isolate bNycGra1 chromosome 4, bNycGra1.pri, whole genome shotgun sequence genome, the region ATTTTAAACTTGGTGGCCTTGAATTAACATTGACCCTACTTTACTGACGGGTCCTTTGTAGCTGATGCACGCTGTGATTCCTCAATACAGAACGGAAAGGGCAGAGAGCACGTAGCTGCAGGTTTCATTTGTGATTCCTAATACAGTGCTACTTCAGTACATTTCTTTTATGTGTGTTGTGTAAAGTTTTTGTACCTTTTACTGAGCAAGTGGTTAGAGACAGCTGTGAGTGTTTATAGGGAAACATGAGATGTGACaatgaggagaaggaaggggctTCAGGAACTCCCTAAGCCACTGGGTCCTGAGAAGTTACATGAAGATCAAGAATCACTCCATATCTAGCACATTTCTTATACTCTTTTGTTAAGATTCTGTTACTAAGACATAGGATAGTTGTTTGTAAGAACCTCTGAACTGACTTGGAGTAGCCATTCTTTTGTCCTTATTCTGTAAAATGCTATGGTCAGGAAATTGTGTGGCATGGGTGTGTTCCAGTGACATGGTTTCGTGACTTTAATTTCCTTGCATTGTATTTTTCCCTGGATGGGCCATGCTAACACTACTGGAGTCTGCAGGAATAGATGGCttacctgctccagtgtttttgaaaactgtgtAAAGACTTTTCATCTTCAGTCATGTAACTCCTTTGGAAATCTGGCTTTTTAACTCCAGAGCAGATAGGCTTTTATGGCTATTTGCTTAAATGCAACTGTAACATTTACAAACAACtgttctgaaaaacaagaaaagcaagaaaccGTATGCCTTTAGCTTTAATTCCCTTGTACACCTGAATGAACAGAGCAATCGAGAGATGCAGGGCTTTGGGCAATACCTTAGAAGGTAAATATTCAGTTATTTTATGTCATGTTTACTTCATTGATTAATTATTCTAGTGGCTGGTGAACTGGATTCTGTTCTCttttgacagaaaaggaaagtttttatttaatctgtggTAATTTCAGGCTGCTTGGTGTTTCAATGCAAGACTGTAAGTATAAGACTGTCCTGGTGGGAGTTCTCTAGTACATCTCTTCGTCAGATCTTTTACTCACCTGGAATAAAATAAACCCCATTCTCCAAATGAGTACAACTGACTCAGCCCAAGGGCTCTAGTATTTCTAACAGTGCAGATGTATTTAATTCTGTTGGGGGTGATAATATAAAATTGAAAGAATGGGTTTGACAGTAGTGACTGTTACTGGTTGGCTGCTACAGAAGACAGAATATACTGGGGCTTAGAGTTTAAGGCGTGAGAAAGAGAGGTACATGTTCTCTCCCCTCTCAAGGCCTGCTAACGTGCCCCAGTCTTGCCTTAAGGTAGAGTAACAAAGTGATTGTTTGTGCCAGACCATATTATAGTGATCATGAGCAGGCCCCCTTCACAATTCACGTGCCTCCCAAAACTACACACGTGATTTCTGCCATATGGGCTGGGTTTGCTGAGATGAATTTCTTAGAAGTCTGGCTTTCAACTTTGTGTCCATTTAGCTATTTTACACAACTGCCTGATGTTTCAATATTCAGTTACCTTCCTTTTGGGAAGAAGCGATCTTTCTGGTATTTAATTACTTCAGGAAACCCTGTGGTTTGCTAATGTGAGCAGAATTCCTCAGTATTCTCAATGCAAGCATATATGATCTAGTAGAACCAATGCTATTTCTGGGTCATTTTTGCATGCACAATAAATAATACAGGACCCCTGTTCTTATGAAGTTTGGTAGAGGTAAGACCGTTGAGATcctaagagaaaaaacagactttGTGATACTTCCCATACTTGTCAATCAGTTCTCCGAAGAACATTGCACTAGATGGCTGAACCAGCAAACTTCTCCTGTTACATAAATACCTCTCAGATCTAATTCTTCTGTATGCAACCCTCTGGTCCTTGCAGTTTCAGATGGACTCAGCTTGCAAAATTTTACACTCATTTCCGGATTGTACGTAGTTCGGGTTTGCTTGATTTACAGGTGGAGCTCAGCAGTGAGCAGTTTTCTTAGTATGTAAGGTAGTATTAGTGTGTTAAGATTTTGGGAGCACTAGTGTTTTGTTGCAGTATGAATATTTGAAGGGATTTTTGCAAATAGAGGGTGCTTTATCTGTGACTGGGCTAACAGGTTGATGATTagctcctgcctccttccctggAAATGTAGGAGATACTGGTTCAAAGTTCTGGTCCAAACTGGGCACATCAGTGAGCTGACCTTGATCCTCCCAAATGACTGCGCTAACCAGTGGACTGCTCTTTTGGAGCTGAGTATATATAGAAGATTGAATcaacagacaagaaaaataaggaacttCATGCCTCTAAATGTTAGGGAAATTCTTTGTAATGAATTACTGCTTGATTTAAAACCACAACTTTGTTTCCCACAGCCCACATAATTTTCTGTCTCGTTGAGCTTTTCTGGTCTCTGTATTGGGCTGTTTCCTTTCTACACCATCTCTCAGCCCTAGAAactgttccagaaaaaaaaaggcttttttttctttatcaaaacTGGTCAATTCCCAAGAAAATTTTCTATGAACTGGCATATATGACTGAAGAACTACTTTGTTGAAAATTTCCCAATGCTTCTAAATTGTGGGTTAGAAATTCCACTATTTTGGGGGCCAAGTTAATTTgctcaggagaaagaaaaagtgagcGAGTCTTAGGATGCCAAGggaggtttgtttttaaactattcCTGAATGTTTAACTAAATCTTTAAGACAACTAGAATCATAGATTCATATATTTTGGTTGACCTTCTGTAAAATATAGGAAATAAAAGTGCCAATGCGAAGGAGTTTTGTGTTACTGAGATTTCAATCCATTGTATGCTGATTTCAGCTGGCCATGTCGAGACAGATACCTAGAGTATTAGATCCTTTCCTTGCTCGTTGCTCCCTGGGATCCCTTTGCAGGATTTTTTCACGTATGGATTTCACTGGGAtctaaataaaagtatttgccttttctttgtgttctaaatatgcatatatttattatatgcCACTGTTTTTCTGTATGATGCTGTGTAAGTCACATCTTTTATCATTGCTTCAACCCCCTTCCTGTGTATTTATTGCCGTCTAACAAAGTTTTTTAGTGCTAACTCTTGCAACATTTGCAAGCTCTTCACGTTCTGTAGTGATGTTGCTAAATATAGGCATAGATAGTTGGGGAAGGAACAGATTTACTGGGGGGAAAAGGGCATCAGACCCTCCTACTACTAGTACTACAGAGGCATGCACTGTCAGTCATATGGTGATTTTGTGGCTGAATCCCTACAGATCTGCCAGTCAAGATGGCAGCTGTTTTGGTACAAACATATGTCCTTCTGCATCATTGGGTCTTGCTCCCTGCTGTCCCTGTCTCCTGTGTTACCCCCGCCTGGCTTCATTATGCTTGCTTCCATATTAGGTCACATTCAAGTGCTCTGTGGCAGTTGTGCAGGGGCATACAGCATTGGAAGGAGTGCTGCTCTTTGGCAAAGAGCACTTCTACATCTGTGAGTGCTTTGTGTTATCCCCTCTAGAAGAAGTCTACTGTACACGTCACTGCTTGTCCAGGTGAGTCATTCTTTCCTGCCAGAGATCTGCTTTGTTAACTTCAGTATTGGCACATGGATACCTAGAATTTGCACAAACTTTGAGGGGATTTCAAGAGGGATGTTAGCACAGCAAGAAGTTTGCCATCCTTTCCATCTGTTCACAGAATTGTTCCCAGGCTTTGGAGGTGCAACAAGAGCTCCCAGCTCCAACAGATGGAGATGGTGGGCAGTCTAACACATACGttgctgtttttcagttcttttaaagtgttgttaatgtttctttctgtatgGCTCCCATCTTTTATTCATATGGAACAGTCATTACAAGAGCCTTTAGCTTCATTGTCCTAtaagttttctgtttgtttctccaAGACAGAATCGTAATTAATATTTGGCACACTGCTATCGTCTTTGACTCATGATTTATTGAAACTGATCAATATTGAAAATGAGTCTGTTAGGCTTAGCTCTTTGCGTATACTGTGTGCTCATGTGCGAAGCCCAGCAGGACAGTGAGTTACTCAGTGTTTTTACTCCCTGACCGTCTGCTCTGCATCTGATTCTTACTAAGTCCAATATCGGTCAATCTGATCAGGTGACTTAAGGATCGATTGGACTGGGTATGATAAAAGCTTAAGTTGTTTTTCTAAGGGATTTTCTATGGGCTAGGCTGTAGATAGCAATTGCAGTATGTGTACACAACTAAAGTAATAATGAATTAATTGCTTAATTATTAGTTCCAATTAATTGCTGTTTATAATAGCTGTGTGTCCATATGATGCTTGCCCTTGACCCAGGATTTCAGGTTCTCCCACCCAGCTCTTTCCCTTGCTGTTTCTCAGACTTTAGTGTGTGCAAAACATTGCTGTCTGCCTATTTGCATGCACTAAAATAATTCCAAACCTACCCTTAGCCTCCATatgctctttattttattttgggaacTAGTACAAAATCTGCCTTCAGTAtttagctttgttttcaaatcatGTATGCCTTAGTTGATCTTGCTCTCTcttagtatttttattcttcagggAGAACTTGAATGTTCATGAGGgctctcctgattttttttttgtttcaaattaatttttctttctttatatttttcttttccagcatcAGTGATCCATTTATTTTCAACTTATGTCATAAAGAtcatgctgtgggagaccagaTGTGTTCCCGTTATTCATATAATGATATAAAAGAGATTCATCTGATACGCTTTCTTCTGCAGGTAGGAACTGACATGCTTGGTCATTTGAGGGAAAGCTGTAACAGCAGTAATGACATGTGACTGAAAACTAATTGCACAATTTTTACTAATACTGCTGAGGTTTCTTTGCTTGAGTCCCAAAATGCTTTTGCTCCCATCACTGCTTCATTAGCCTTTGGTAATACAAACTCCTTCCTATATTCACCAGAGTGTTTAAGTACCCTCACTGGAGTTGGTTGGCTTATTCGTTGTTAGGCTAACACTGTTCACAGTTTATCtcaatgtttttgaaaataagacTTGAAATCAATTTCTTGTGTTTTGCTGGAAGCTCCCAGTAAGTGTCTGACTTTTAGTAATACTCAAATCCCGCAGACTTCAGTAGTTTTGGATGTCAGTGGATTATGGGTATGTGTAACATGCTTACCCTGGGCCTCTTGGAATAACTTTCAAGCTGTGCATGTGGGTCAATAAATGAATCATAAGTCGGAGCAGAGGATTTGAATCCTCTGTGCCTGTAGCTGCACTATTGATGAAGCTATTCATCACCAGTGGCCTAGTACCCTTTTAGTTTTGTCTGGTTTAGACGAGCCTGTGATGAGAATCACAGAAGAGCTGTAGCTAGAGCTCCTTGTAGCACCAGAGCCTGTGCTTGCTCTAGAGGGTTTCGGTACAGTCTGAAGAGTAATTCACAGATTTCATTTGATAAAAATATGGAGGTTTGAAGCAGCCATTACTAGTTACCTGttattttgaatgcatttttgaAAGATTGAGATTCAACAGAGAATTAAGAAATCATTTGGAAAATTCAAAAGTTGGAGAAAATTGGGCTGATAATTGTCTTATGACATGTAGTATGGCACTTGTCCATGACTCAgccctgttttattttacattatgtATGCAAAATGGACAATTTTAATAGGTGAGACTTGCTTCAGCATATAGCATATCTCAGTGGTTAGGTCACTCTCCAAGCATGTTTAGGAATGTTAAGTCTTTTTCTGAGTAACTGTATGAAGCTTATTTTCTTATATCACTGGTGAGCAACCTGAGCAACAGAACTATCACCTCTCCTGTTTTGTAAACAGCATCAAAGTTGCCAGTGGAATCTTGCCACCTTCTCATATATTCACATGTCTCTGTatgcatggatttttttaaacatgtgaaatggaaatgttttgtatGACCCAAAGTGAAAAATGGAGATGAGTAAAACCAGTATTTGGGCCTGGGGCAAAGGTGGGGCTAGTTGGTTTGAggggtttttgtgtttggggttttttttgtttttatttattttttgctttgttttcaattaATGAACTGAATACTCATATATCTACATCAGGCTTTCAAAATCTTGCACTAGAATTCCATGCCacaaactgctttgaaaaaatattgcagaaaaagaagaaaattgtttccttGTGCTTTCCCTGCAGGACAGGTGGATCAGCTGTTTAGGCAGCTACTATGCCCCAGAGAGCTGATCTCCTGTTCATGCACATAGCCCAGCTCAGAGCAAAGCACTGTGAAACCACACGGCCCAATTCTGTAATGACGCAATTTGAGCAGAATTGGTTTGGAAAGCTGAGCTTCAGAGCAAATGCTGCAAGCTGTTTATTGTCATAGCTGCTCTCGTATTACCTTTCTGCTTTATACTTCATTTGTGAATCATGTATGGGGCAGTTGCCATTGTGGTGTTTTTCTAGGTTTGTATTGCACCTGCCACATTTAGATTGAAACTCATGTCTGGGTTCCCAGACACTACGCGTTATTTATAGTTTTGTTTGACtgacttcagggaaaaaaggacCACTCACTGAGTAAATGACAGGATTATATGCAAATGCATAACATAAGTGTGTGGAGACGTTGCGGAAAAAAAGGGGTTAAAGTTTTCaactttgattattttaaaacttcagtaaGAAATGTCATAaactccccttcctcctttgctgcttctagtcagaagaaattattttgacatttttgttgAGCTCACTATTCATTTAGAAAGCAGTATGGttgctttataaaataaactCTTATTTAGCATCCCCTCTTCCTGTTGTCTTTCTCACATAATTAGAAGTTAGTGCTACTAGTGTCTTGTTGATCACACTGAGATTTCAAGATAAGAATGCTTTAGAAGCAACAGGAGGAGGCAGGTGATGGAACCAATATCTggagtttggttttgcttcagaGAAGCATTTGAACTCCTAGTCAACCCAGTAGGACCATTCCTACAGCTGGAGAAACTGGGAATACTAGGCATAATTTGCTACATTTGACACTTGATACAAAGTCAAggcctgtttttttaaaagccttgaaGAATTGGACAGGCCATGATGGACTCTGCAGCATTAGgctttgctctgcagctcttcacactGTAAATGATCTACCTTTCCAGGAGATCGCCTTGGAAATATTCTTCAAAAATGGTTACTCCAGATTTCTTGTCTTCCATGACAGCGACCGAAATAAGATATTTAAGAGGTAATCACTACTTCATAATAACATATGAATGCCCAGGTGACCCTCCTGGTCTATCACCCTTATTTATCTGGGCTTCAGCTGTCTGTCTTGTGCTGCCTCAGGGGCTTTCTCTTCAATTGCACCTCCTTGGTATTTAATGGGTTACACTTAAGCAAAGCtatgaaattttccttttgctgacCTGTGAATTCTTTGGAGCATTGTATAGCCATTGATTTATCAAGGGAGCTAGTGTATGTGTAGGACTCTTCTAGCACCCAGTGGTGTGTTGTACGTCCCTGCATCCCAGGAAATTGCAATTGTAGGTGTGCTGCTTCCTTTCACCGAGATGAGAGCCACTTCCATCTCACCTCACAGCACTGGGTGAAAGAAggtttcttcctgctttcttccAACACATGAAGTGTCATTAGATTCTTTaggaataaaatgtttttgtctgtCTGACTTTGTATCGCTGGTGTGGAGTTAACTTTTAACAATGGAATTTTTGTTTAAGAGAGATTTCTCCTTATATGCTCGTCTTGTTTGGTGGAACTTGAATGTAAGACTATGAAGTGAATAATTTgcactttgttttcttgcattttgtttcatacTGCTGTTCTGGCCGTTATATCGGGTTTACTTTCACTGTCctttacacaggaaaaatatttcaacacatAGTACTTCCTGTGGTTAATTCTGCGACCTGGACTGAGGATTGGTACTGTTAATTTCTAAACAATTATAGCAGTTCCTTCTGCCCCTGAAATCTCTGAAGAGTTTCTAATGGAGTGTTGCTTAAAAAGTCAGTGCAGATTTAACTATTCCTCCTTTCCAAACTGACTGCATAGTGTGGCTACTTAGAATCGTCAGGTTCTGCCCCAGAGCCAGTTGCTTTGTTTAGCCCTGATCTTTACTGTCTCTCAGCTCTAACTTCTCTCAGGGGAATCTTCTGGTTGCAGTTCAAGACAATGTTTTGATCCTCAGCTGTTTGTGTTGCCCCTCAGCTGAAGGTCACcaaaattatgtatttcaaGGGTTTAATACATTTGACATCATAAACCCCCAGTGAAAGTAAATAAGAATGGCTGAGACATGGGTTGGTATTACTTTCTGCTATTTTTGCTAGATAAATGTCTGAGTGGGTTCTCATTCTCTGGCTTTAATTAATAGCACCTTAAACCACCTGACCATAAGACCATAGCCCTGTATATCAATTTAAGGTCCTATTTGGAAAGAAACTGCTTTTATCCAGCCCATAGGCAACGCCTTAACATTAAATGTATGCTTTTGCTGTGTTGTCTTGCAGCTTTGTCCTTGGTTAGAGTCTCAGAGAAATGCTGTGGCatccttcaggaagaaaattgcTGTCAGGACATGACATAATTATATACATATgtaatatatacagataaccatttaaataattttaatgtgaCCTTTCATATCTCCTGTAGATTTTGCTCTTTCCAACCTGATTTGAAGTCAAAGGGGATAACAGAAGAGTCCCTGAATATAAGGTAAACCATCGGAAACACTGGATAACTGTAGATAACAAATGCAATTGTGTGAATAAATTGCATCTTAAAAAAAGCATCTAGAAACTTAACTGGTTTTGCCCTCTATTTTAAAGATTCAAAGGTGTCCCCAGAACTGCAAAAAGCATTCTAGTGTTCAGCATCCACACTATGAAAACATGAAGAACATGTTTAGTAGCTGACTGTGCATAGTTGATTTATAATTACCTCATTAATATAACTTTATTGGTAAACTCTACACAGATGGTTAGTGTGGGAAAGAGACAGTGAGTGAGGCTAGAGTTAATCCATAATGCTTCTGCATAACGGCTTCTTTATTGCGTGGTTAGGGCAGACAGCAGTAGATGTACACAGGGATGTTTTGGCATGTTATAGCTGTACTGACTGTGCCGTGCAAGTTAGAGATCATTGCACCCAGGTATAGCACCGAAAATCCCAGGTAACTTGCTTATGCAGACTCTGTCCCCTCTCAGCatgagctgaaataaaatagacATAAGATAGTACCACTGCCTAAGTAATGATCCCAGAAAAGTTGTGCTTAAGCAGAAAGTTAGAGAAAATGACCCCAGTGAGCATGCTTCCCTTTACCAAGCTCCAGTATGGGAACTGAAAGACTGAGGACTTGATGAGTTTTCTGTTCCCTCATTTGAATGTTGGAGCCGCTTCTGAGTTAGGAGAATTCAAGAGCAGCACAAGGGGCTCCTTCCCCATCTAGGGAGCAATGGCCATCTTCCTAGCATCCCAGCTCTTCCTGCCCTACCTGAGACAGGGAGTCAGGCCAGTCTAAGCTTTTTGCCCAGACAAGCTATTAAAAATTGCATAGCTGAAGcatggaaagaagaaattactaGTTTGATCTACCCATATGATGCCGAGGTAGTAGCATTTCTGGGAAACCCTGTATCAGTTTTTGCACCTAGTCCATAGGAATAATACACAGGAGTTCTGACTCCCAGGCTCCACtgcagccatttaaaaaatcataatgGGCTGTTACTGGACAACTGAGTACTTCGCCCCTGGCACTTTATTCTCACTTAAATGTTTGCTGTCACCATGTTACTACGGCCACAGCCAGAACCTCTTCTCATGTTATGCTTGACTGCTTTTATGATCTGCTTTTATAATCTGCTCATTGCTTGTACCTGTACATTGCTGTCTGCAAGCTGCCAGCACTTTCTGCCCTAGGAATGTGATTTGAGCAAGTGAATGTGCGTGCTCAGGTgcacatgtgcatgcacacatgtgAACAGAAAGCTAAAAGTACTGTGGGGACACCAGACCTGATTTCATCAGTTCACCAGTTGACTCGGATCATGGAAGAGGATGACTCTTCTTCTCCTAGTCACTGCTTAAGTGATATACCCAGGACCCTTAGAAAGAGGAATCTTTTCCCTACCTCTTCCCCCTTCTGTTACTGTCCTGGGAGGAAGACTCAGAGACAGGCGAAACACAATGAGTATAGGTAGGGATGCTGATTGTGTCATGCAAGTTAGAGATAACTGCACCCAGGTATAGCACCCAAAATCCCACATAACTTGCTTATGCAGTGTCTGGCCCCTTGACGGCAAACAGGATCACCGGTTGTTTAGCTCTAAGCATTGTGTTTGCACTTCTTAGTTACTCCTGAGCATAACATTtgtctctgctgcctctgctgaaTTGGAACAGGTTTGTGGTTCCTACACTTGACGGTGCCTATCTGAGATTCTCTGAGGGGTTGGCAGtagccaacagcagcagaaagttCCCAGGCCTGTTCCTGTTCCTCCAAATGGTATTTACTGACACTAGTTTAACTGTGTCTCACCCTATGAAAATGAACAGGACTAATGTTTCAGGCTAAGTGGTGAGAGTGGAGTTATagaaaaacctgtatttttgaAGATTCCTTCACtggacacatgcacacacaaaagacCAAAAAAGAACCCCAAAACCCAAGCATGGAGAATGTGTTGTGGGATCAGGCTAGATGCCAGGGAGTAGGTCTTCCTTTCCCAAATGCACCCTTTCCCAAATACACATCTGTTTAagttgttttggatttagtttTAGAGACCACACAGATCTGCTGCTTCTAAAACTGAGTAGATCTTTAAAGGAAGACAACTgcaggaaagggaggaggaaggagatcAGCTTTTTATTAGCTCAGGTTGGACTTCATTGGACATGGTCTGTGGAGTGCCTTGATAAATTTCAAGGATGTGTGCCTCTTAATCTCCATTCTTCTTGGTTATCCTTTGCAGAGGAATTGGGTGTAAGGAGTAAAGGGAAACTTGGCTTCTTTGAGGGACTGGGTGCCATGTTCTTTAACTTGTTCAGCTTGTCCCTCTCATCCTGACACATCTTTAGGCAGGAACAGCACAGGTCTTTCTCTTGTACCAAGTAAAGCGTTTCTATCCGTTTGATGGAGTCGGCATGCTCTTCTTGCTTTGTTGAATCTGGCAAAGGGTTTCTTTTTGTATTCAGTTTCTTGAGATTGGGAAGCTTTTTCACACTGTTTGGGATGGTGGTCAAGGCGTTGTCGAAGAGACCTATCTCCCTAAGTTCCTTCAAGGCCCCAAGACTGGTGGGAATACTGTCAAGACAGTTCAAGCCAAGGTTGAGAATATGCAGGTTCTTGAGAAGGTTCAACTCTTCTGGCAGATTTTTGGTGGTCAGCTTGTTGTTGCATATATTCAGGTAGAAAAGGTTCTGAAGCGTACCTATTGTATTAGGCAACTCCTCGAGCTGATTACTATGGAGGTCCAGCCAACGCAGTTTCTCAAACTTCTGGATGCTACTTGGAATCTTTTTTAACATGTTTCTGCTCAAATCAAGTTCATCCACATCAGCCAGTTTCAGAATGCAATTGGGGAAGGTGGTGATACCCATGTTGCTTAAGTCAAGACGGCGCCCCCCATCAAAAGCTATCCGGATGGAATTTTTGGCAGTTTTCAAGGTGatcttcttccctttttgaCCTTTTGCTTTCCCCTTGGCCATCTCTCCTctgagagacagacagacacaccaGACTCTGTGGATGAAGTGTGGGAACTCCGGTAAAGCCTTTGAAAGCAGTGGCTGTTACTCcctaattaaaaacaaaataatcactTAGTTATAAATTAACATGTGACATCTGGACtcttcagaagtattttttttttttttaaggtcagGACTTTTCCATGCTGGAGCTACAACTCTC harbors:
- the LRRC18 gene encoding leucine-rich repeat-containing protein 18; protein product: MAKGKAKGQKGKKITLKTAKNSIRIAFDGGRRLDLSNMGITTFPNCILKLADVDELDLSRNMLKKIPSSIQKFEKLRWLDLHSNQLEELPNTIGTLQNLFYLNICNNKLTTKNLPEELNLLKNLHILNLGLNCLDSIPTSLGALKELREIGLFDNALTTIPNSVKKLPNLKKLNTKRNPLPDSTKQEEHADSIKRIETLYLVQEKDLCCSCLKMCQDERDKLNKLKNMAPSPSKKPSFPLLLTPNSSAKDNQEEWRLRGTHP